In Mycobacteriales bacterium, one DNA window encodes the following:
- a CDS encoding winged helix DNA-binding domain-containing protein yields MSGVQGERFAAQLLTGEPATDPVAVAERVLAVQGQDPRGFRLAVRARTRGLTARDVDAALDAGTLVVSWLNRGTLHLVRAADYWRLFALTTPQIHTAVHRRLAQEGVTDPDRAVAAVARAVAGGPRTRAELAEAVASAGVRTEGQALIQVLALAALRGVVVRGPVRGKQHAYVPARDWLGAPPPTPDRDADLAWLARRYLAGHGPASDRDLAKWAGLPLRDARRALAAVADDLAARADGLAALRDAARPAGVPPPRLLGSFDPVLHGWASREPVLGEHDGAVVGGGMFRPFALVRGRGVATWRYDRGTVSVEPFAALSARDRAALDRDAEDVRRYLG; encoded by the coding sequence GTGAGCGGCGTGCAGGGGGAACGGTTCGCGGCACAGCTGCTCACCGGCGAGCCCGCGACCGACCCGGTCGCCGTCGCCGAACGCGTGCTCGCCGTCCAGGGGCAGGACCCGCGCGGGTTCCGCCTCGCGGTGCGGGCGCGGACGCGGGGGCTCACCGCGCGCGACGTCGACGCGGCGCTGGACGCCGGCACGCTCGTCGTCTCCTGGCTCAACCGCGGCACGCTGCACCTCGTTCGCGCCGCCGACTACTGGCGGCTGTTCGCGCTCACCACGCCGCAGATCCACACCGCGGTGCACCGCCGGCTCGCGCAGGAGGGCGTCACCGACCCGGACCGCGCCGTCGCCGCCGTCGCACGCGCCGTCGCGGGCGGCCCGCGCACCCGCGCCGAGCTGGCCGAGGCGGTGGCAAGCGCCGGGGTGCGCACGGAGGGGCAGGCGCTGATCCAGGTGCTCGCGCTGGCGGCGTTGCGCGGGGTGGTCGTCCGCGGGCCGGTGCGCGGGAAGCAGCACGCCTACGTGCCCGCCCGCGACTGGCTCGGCGCGCCCCCGCCGACGCCGGACCGCGACGCGGACCTGGCCTGGCTGGCCCGCCGGTACCTCGCGGGCCACGGCCCCGCCTCCGACCGCGACCTCGCCAAGTGGGCCGGGCTGCCGCTGCGCGACGCCCGCCGCGCCCTCGCCGCGGTCGCCGATGACCTCGCCGCCCGCGCCGACGGTCTCGCCGCGCTCCGCGACGCCGCCCGGCCGGCGGGGGTGCCGCCGCCGCGGCTGCTCGGCTCGTTCGACCCGGTGCTGCACGGCTGGGCGTCGCGCGAGCCGGTGCTGGGGGAGCACGACGGGGCGGTGGTGGGCGGCGGGATGTTCCGGCCGTTCGCGCTGGTGCGCGGGCGCGGCGTCGCGACCTGGCGGTACGACCGCGGCACGGTGAGCGTCGAGCCGTTCGCCGCCTTGTCCGCGCGCGACCGCGCGGCGCTGGACCGCGACGCCGAGGACGTGCGCCGCTACCTCGGCTGA